The Rheinheimera mangrovi genome contains the following window.
ATTTCTATGCCAGTGGCCCAGGACAAATACAAGGCACCACCAATAATATGAGCACCTAACCAACCTAAAGACGCCAGAAAAATCAGCACAGCGCTGCCATTTTTCACCCAAAGGTTGGCCCCCACGTAATAACTCAGCTCTTCGCTCATGGTCATAAAACGCATCTGGCGCAGTGGTGCAAACCACCAGGCTGTTAATAAAATACCAATGGCACCACCTATGCCATACAGCATGCCACTCCAGCCATGGGTATAAGCAAAGCCCACAGCACCCATACTGGTGCCTGTGCCTATCATAGTAGCTACTGTAGTTCCAAAGGTCAGGCCACCTGATACTTTACGCCCAGCCAGTAAAAAATCTTCGCTGCTACTCTGGCGACGCGATACCAGATAACTGATACCAATCATGATCAGCAGATATAAAGCAAATCCCGCTAAAAAATATCTGCTGTCCATCTTAGCTCCTGTCTTTGCGATAGCAGGTTAAGTCCACTTCCACTTTGCAATCGACCACCAGATCAGTCACAGCACAAACGCGGGCTGGCGGTGCATCAGCAAATACCTCGCGGAACACTTTATTAAAACTACTGAAATAACGCGCGTCAGTCAGATATACCTTTACATGCACTACATCAGATAGCTCGTAGCCGGCACTGTGCATAATGTCGATACAGTTTTGGATAGCAAGCTTCGACTGCTCTACTATGCCGCCTTCCACCACTTCGCCATCACGCATCGGCGTCTGGCCTGAAACATAAAGCCAACCGCCCGCTTCTACTGCTTTAGCAAAAGGCAAACGTTGACCTCCTGTGCCAGTGCTTTCGTCAATACCGTATCGCTTAATACTCATCTTTTGTCCTGCTATTCATCACAGTGTTAATCACCCAGAGGCTGACGTTCATCGCCGCCACGGCTGCTGTCGAGTGACAATTTCACCCGGCGTAATTTATCCCGTGATTTACGTTTGTTCAGCTTGGCCACTTCCGTTGCCAGCACATCAATAATGGCCAGCATGGCGTAGCGTGACGCCGATGGTTTATAGATAAAATCTGTTTCAGGTGCCTGCAGCCCAAGCACAATGTCGGCGTTTTTGGCTAAGGCAGAGCCTGGTTTGGTAATGGCGATCACTTTGGCACCGTACTGACGGGCAATAGCTGCTGAATCAATAATTTCGCCTGTGTTGCCAGTTAACGAAATAGCCACCATTACATCTGTTGGCTCCACAGCAGCTGCGACCATCCTGGTTAATAAGCCATCCTGATAACTGCAAACTGGCATACCGAAGCGGAATAGACGGTATTGCAGCTCTTGTGAGCCAATAGAGGAGCCGCCGCCCATACCAATACAAAAAATCATCCGGGCGTTTTGTAAATAACTGACCGCCAGTTTAATGTCGGCTTCCACCAGCAATTTGCGACTTAAATCCAGCGTATTTTTAATGGCCTCATACACGCCCTGAATGCCATCCAGGTCCGGCGTCTCTTCAACAAAACGTTGCCCTACCGCCAGTGACTGCGCCAATTTCACTTTCAGCTGGCGCACATCCTTACAATCCACAGTACGGGCAAAACGAGTGACGGTGGCCTGGCTCACGCCAGCTTGTTCTGATAACTTTGCAATACTCATTTCTGTTGCGGCTTTTACATTGTCGAGGATCAGCTGGGCTACCCGCTGCTCTGATTCACTCATCTCGACAAAACGTTCTGAAATCCGCGACAACACATCTATTTCGTAACTCATGGTTTTTCCTGACTCTTCTTCAACATTGGTTACTATGTAACAAGCAAAAAAGTAACACCAAATGATTAATTAAAGTTACTTTGTACCAAACTAAATCGAAAGTAAATATTAATATGGCGCTTTTACAGTAATTTACATGTAGTGATATAGTTAAAATACAATATAGCTTATAGGTGAATGTTATGAAGTACCAACGTCTCCGGCATAAATCAGCGACTTCGCTCCCCTACCCGAATGGCTTGAATTTGCTGATGCAGGACATTTGTCTGCCCGCTGCAGTGCTGAAACAACAGGCCATCAGGCATAACCTGAACTGGATGCAAAGTTTTGCTAACCACAGCAAGGTGTTACTGGCTCCTCACGGTAAAACCAGTATGACGCCCTGGTTATTTCAACAGCAACTGGCAGCAGGGGCCTGGGGATTGACAGTAGCCACAGCCTATCAGGCGCAAATTGCAGCCGAAGCGGGAGCCCGTCACATTATTCTGGCTAATCAGTTGGTAGGCAAAGCCAATATGGCTTTGGTCGCCGGGCTAGTGCAGGACGGAACCGAAGTGTTTGTTTGTGTGGATCACCCGGCTCAGGTGCTGGCACTGTCAGATTTCTTTCAGTCATTGCAACTGACTATTCCACTCTTGATTGAACTTGGCGTGGATGGCGGGCGCTGTGGCTGTCGTACTGAAACCGACCTGATGCAACTTGCCAAGCAAATACAGAGTCTACCTGCAGTGCAGTTGGCTGGTATTGAGTTTTATGAAGGAGTGGTCAAAGGAGCAGAGCCTGAACAGGGGGTGCGGCAGTTGGTGCGTCAAGCCGCCAGGCTGATGGCCACGTTACAACAACAGCAACTGCTACAGTATCCGACTGCACTGATCAGTGGCGCTGGTTCAGTTTGGTATGACGTAGTGGCTGAAGAACTCACCAAAGCCGTGCTACCAGAGCAGATAAAACTGGTACTCAGACCAGGTTGTTATATCAGCCACGATCAGGGTATTTATCAGCAGGCTCAGCTTCAGGTACTGGCCCGCAGCCCTCTGGCGTGCTCGCTTGGCGGGGATTTACAAAACGCTCTGGAGCTGGCCGTTTATGTACAGTCTTTGCCTGAGCCTGGCCTAGCCGTTTTGGGTTTTGGTAAAAGAGATGCCGCCTTTGATGCCGGTTTACCTCAAGCTATGGCCATTTATCGGCATGGCAACTTAGTCACAGAGGATTTAGCGGACTGCGAAACCATCAAAGTGATGGATCAACATGCCTTTTGGCGTTTTGGCCCATCTATCCAACCCCAGATTGGCGATATTGTGCTGCTGGGCACCTCGCACCCCTGCTTAACTTTTGATAAGTGGCGCACCTTATGGGTGGTGGATGAGCGTTATAACCTGTTGCAGGAAGTGGATACGTTTTTTTAATTCGCTGAATAGAAGAAGCCAGTCACTGGACTGGCTTCTTTATGTTGGTCTCTATGCTCAATAGCAGCTCATTTCATTGAGCTCTAGCGATCAGGGATCTTTAGATTGAGTGCTCTGACAACACACCAGGCTTAAAGCTATCGACACTGATCGAGCTGAAACGTAATTCGTTCATGCGCACCAGTTGTTTGGCTTCATCTGCATTAATCACGTTAATTTCCAGGGCTTTAGCAATTAGCTGATCCATAGGAATTTTACGTGGTACAGCACCTTGTTTTTGTGCGGCATAAATCTTCTTCATCACAGGCTGAGCTTGATGCACTGCAATAAAGGCTGATTCCATTAAACCTGTTGGATCCTCATCGCCTTCACCAATAAAACATAAGTGAGTTAAGCGGTCACGGATCACACCCGGTTTTAACAGCGCATCAGAAATGTCCTGAGTCACTGCATCGGCTGGCATTTTGTAGCCAATGCCAAATGGGAATATCAGAGTTTTTAATAAGCGGGCGACCACAACACTTGGGAAGTTCTGGAAGAAACCAGAAAAAGCTTTACCAATTTCAAACAGGTTACGTTCGATGGAGTAACGTACGAAAGGTAAGTCTGCTACCTGACGGCCGTTGTCTTCATAAAACTTCAGTACGGCAGAAGCGATATACAAGTGGCTTAATACGTCGCCTAAACGGGCCGACAGCATTTCTTTACGTTTTAAATCACCACCTAACATCAGCATGGAAAAATCTGCGCTTAAGGCCAAAGCACGGCTCATGCGGCTTAACTGCTTGTAGTATTTGGCGGTTTCACCAGACACCGGGCTTGAGTTAAAACGACCTAAAGTTAAACCCTGCCACAGTGCGCCAAAAGTATTACCCAGCGCAAAACCTATGTGCTTCATCAGCAGGCTGTCGAATTGCTGTAAGCCTTCTTCCGCATTTGGATTGGCAGCAGCTTCTAATTCCTGTAACACATATGGATGGCAACGGGTTGCACCCTGTCCAAAAATCATCAGGTTACGGGTTAAAATATTCGCACCTTCTACCGTGATAGAAATTGGCATGCCCATATAACCGTGCGCCAGATAGTTTTTAGGACCGACCTGAATAGCGCGGCCAGAGTGAATATCAAAGGCATCGTTTAACAAGGTGCGGGACATCTCTGTCATATGGTACTTGGCAATAGCAGTGACCACGGACGGGCTCAGGTTTAAATCAATAGCACCAGCCGTCATCACACGCATGGCTTCTAAGCTATAAGTGTAAGCACCAATACGGCCTAAACTTTCCTGCACCCCTTCAAATTTACCTATAGCCATACCAAACTGCTGACGGACATAAGAGTAAGCACCAGTCATCCGAGTGGCTAAATGACCTGTAGCTGTCGCCAGAGCTGGCAAAGAGATACCACGGCCTGCTGATAAACATTCCACCAGCATACGCCAGCCACGACCTGCGTAGTCCGGGCCACCAATAATCCAGTCCAGCGGAATAAAAACGTCTTTACCGTAGGTGGTACCGTTCATAAAGGCCATATTCATTGGGAAATGACGATCACCAATTTCAACTCCTTCATGGCTGGTTGGGATCAAGGCACAAGTGATACCCAGTTCAGTTTTTTCACCTAATAAGTTTTCCGGGTCATACAACTTAAAGGCCAGACCTAACACAGTAGCCACTGGAGCCAGCGTAATGTAACGCTTATCCCAGTTCAGGCGGATACCTAATACTTCTTTACCCTCAAACTGGCCTTTACAAATCACGCCTGTATCCGGAATACCACCGGCATCAGAACCCGCTTCCGGGCCTGTTAAAGCAAAACAAGGCACTTCTTTACCTGCGGCTAAGCCAGGCAACCAGCGGTCTTTTTGTTCCTGTGTACCGTAGTGCATTAAAAGTTCGCCAGGGCCTAAAGAGTTAGGTACCATCACAGTCACAGCAGCAGTTAAGCTGCGGGTGGCGATGCGCGATACAATAGTCGAGTTGGCAATAGCAGAGAATTCACGGCCACCGTAGCTTTTTGGAATAATCATCGCAAAAAAGCCGTTGTCCTTGATGAATTGCCAGACTTCTGGTGGTAAATCGCGCTGTTCCTGCACAATTTTGTAGTCATCCAGCATCTTCAGCAGAGTGTCTACTTCATTGTCCATAAAAGCCTGTTCTTCAGCAGACAATTCAGCTTTTGGAATGGCATGCAGCTTCTTCCAGTCAGGTTTACCCTGAAACAAATCACCATCCCACCAGACATCCCCAGCTTCCATAGCTTCACGTTCTGTATCTGACAGCGGAGGTAATATTTTCTTAAAGATGCCAAACACAGGTTTGGTGATCAGGTTACGTCGAATGTCTGCTACACCGAGCACAACAATCAGCACAACCAACAGCAGGATCAGAATTGACATAATAAGGTCCTTGAGAGATTAGTGAGTTTGACTTGTTAAAGTTAAAGGTGACGCTATACCAGCGGCTAAATAAGGAATAAGCCTGTGGATCACGCCTTCTATTTCTACATTTTCGTTAAAATCTGCTGCCGCTATTTCTTGTAACGCCTGGTTCGACGCCATGGTGAACACCACAGTGCCGAGCGAAAAATGTAGGCGCCAGAAGATTTCACTGGCTGGTAAATCAGGGCAAGCCTGCTGCACCAGCAACACAAACTTGTCCAGAGTGCGACCATAATGGTGGTTAAAAAACCAACGCAAATGCCCTTGTACATCGGTATAGCCACGGCCCAGCAACTGCAAAAACATCCGGGTACCGTGATGCTGCACTTTATTCAGTTCCAACAAAGGTTTAATAAAAACCGACAGCACAGCCGTTAAGTCATTTTGTTTCTGACTAGCTAATAACTGACTGAATTCCTGATCCAAACGTGGCATCAGCACCGACAAGTAACGCTGCAACACCGACTGGATCAACTCTTTTTTTGAACCAAAATGATAGTTCACCGCCGCCAGATTCACCTGCGCCATGCTGGTGATTTGTCGCAATGAGGTATCAGCAAAACCGGTTGATGCAAAAAGCTGCTCGGCTGCATCCAGAATTTTGTCCTGAGTTGTCGTTTTATTAACCATAGCTCTGACTGAATTAAAACACCTGTTTGAAATGTACGTTTGAAAAAAAACACTGTCAAGCGAGGAATGCATAAAATGCCCTATCTGGTCAGATGAGCAGCAAAAAACACAACAAATCTAGATTCCGCCTACATATTAACGCCAACAAGTCCCGTTTAAAGGGGCGTAGGCATCAGGCTGAACGCTGGCAAAGCATTGCTCGCCCTAGTGCAGAAGAATCAGCACGGGACAAAATTTTGGGCTATGCAGTGAAATTCGAAGTTTTCTTTTAGCAGGAAGGATATTGCGGCGATTCAATGCATCACCGCTTAGTTCTTGACGGGGTATAACAACAACGGACGTAGTTGCAAGAACGACATCAGCCATTACCAGCTGATGCCGTCATATCACAAAAGCTGAGCACACAAGGCGGCGAGTATATAGGCCAAGACCCCGTAGCCGATAACCAATGCGGTGATCAATTTAGTACTGCCTGTTTCCGCTTTGAGTGTCGCCACTGTTGCTACACATTGCAAAGCCACTACATAAAACAACAAAATGCCCATACCAGCGCCAAAAGTCAGACCGTCGGCCTGAATATTGGCAGCTAAACCAGCAATATTCTCATCAGCACCGTCTATACCAAACAATGTGCCTAAAGCGCCAACAAACACTTCACGGGCCAGGAAAGACATCAGAATAGCCACACCATAACGCCAATCCAGGCCAAGCGGAGTAAAAAGTGGTTCAATCCAATGACCAATGATGCCTAGATAAGAGTTCTGTAAACCACCTGAACCTGTAGGGAAATAACCTAACAGCCAGATCGCCAGCGACACCATAAAAATAATGGGGCCAGCGCGATAAACAAACTGTTTGGCACTGCTCATCACCCTGTGGATCAAGGGTTTCCAGTGCGGTAAACGATAGGTTGGCAGTTCAAGAATAAAGGGCATATCCGACTTTTCATCGTCATTAAGTTTCGAACCAGACAGCACCAGACTTACCATTAACGCAGTTAAAATACCAAAGAAATACAAGCCAAAAAAAGCAGTACCCTGCAGATTAATCAGCCCACCGAGGTAAGTAGTATCAGGGATCAACACAGCCACCAGCAAAGCATAAACAGGCAAACGTGCAGAACAGGACATCAGCGGAATGGTCAGCATGGTGATCAGGCGCTTGCGTGGTGATTCAATAGTACGAGCCGCCATAATGGCTGGAATAGCACAGGCGTGTGCTGATAAAAATGGAATAAAACTGCGACCAGACAAACCAAAATAACTCAGTGGTCTGTGACAAATCAGCGCAGCACGAGCCAGATAACCACTGTCTTCAAGCATACCAATGATCAGGGTCAGCACCATAATTTGCGGCACAAACACCAGAAATGAACCCAAACCACCAAAAATGGCATCATTCAGAAAATCCGCCAGCATGCCTGGTCCGGTTAAATCCGTCACAAAAGTAGCGGTCAGGCCAATCAGGTTTTCTACCCCATCCATCAGCGGTGTGGCGAAGGTAAAAATGCTCTGAAATAACAAAAACATCACAAACAAAAATGCAATACCACCACTGAGGTTACTCAACAAAAAGGAGTCGATGGTATTCTGGTTTTTCAGTACCACTGTCGGCTGCATACCGTATTTAGCAGCGAGCAAACGGCTTTGTTTAACCTGCTCGCTATAATCAAGCGGTGGCAGAGCTGCTGTCTCATCGGCATTGACTGCAATAGTGGCCTGCTCTGCCAGTGCTAATACGCCAGTTTTAAATTCGGCAATACCTTGTAACGTCTTGGCGGAGATAGCAAAAACAGGTGCGCCCAAATCACGGCTCAGTTGGTCCATGTCAATCTGGTGGCCAAAACGTGTCATTTCATCAATCATATTCAGCGCAAAAACCATAGGTTTGCCGTAACGATGCGCCATGGCCTGCATCTGCATACCAAACATCAGGCTACTTTGCAGCCGGGTTGCATCCAGATTACAGATAATCAATGCAGTATCTTCGTCCAACAGTGCCTGATTGATTTTTTCGACCGCAATTTCTTCATCACGAGTCAGGGTACTCATTGAGTACGCGCCCGGAAAATCAACCAATTGATACTGCTCAAACTTGCCTGATTTAAGCTCTACGGTAACACCCGGAAAATTAGCAACTTTTTGGCGTAAGCCGGTCAATTGATTAAACAGCAAACTTTTACCGGAATTCGGCTTTCCAACCAAAATAATACGTTTCATAACAAAACCTGTGAATGAACTGAGCTCACCAGCGGTGAAACCGACGAAGCATGATTGATTAAACAGCAGTGGTTACAGCAGTTTGACCTGAATTTGTCTAGCGACTTTTTGCTCCAGCGAATAGACACAATCAGCAATAGCAACCACCAATGTGCCTTCAAAAGGGCCGCGTCTTAAGCAAAATACATGGTGACCATCATCCAGCCCCATCTCACGTAATCTGCCGCTGACAGACAGATCCATGCCTGCATCTATACCTGTCACCATCACGGTCTGGCCGCCACAAGCATCCCATAAAGTCATCATACGTAGCTCCTAACGGATAACAATACAAAGTATTCGCATTGTGACTTAAGTCTGTACTCTTTACAACGCCATACCAGATAGATGGCCGATTGCAGCAGCCGAAGTTAAGCGAAGGATATGACGCTTTTCACAGACTATTTCAGGCACAACCAAAGGGGCAGTTTTCAAAATTAAATCGAAAGAGCGCTAGGTATCAGCCTGCAGCTTCCGTATAATGAGAATAATTCTTGTTAGCGAGCTTATGACATTAGGTGAATTATGGGATATAGAGTGGTTCTTGCGCTGGTCGCGCTTTTGGCATTTCCGACTTTAGCTTCGGATAAATTAATCCAATATATTGAATATATAGGCGCTGATTACAGTGCGGCAGTAGTCGATGGCAAGATTGTAAGCTCCGCTGAATATGGCGAAATGCAGGAATTTTCTTCGTTAATAGCAGAGGAAGTAGCCACTGCACCACCAGAGTTACAGCAGCAATCCGCTCAATTAAAACAGCTGATTGCTGATAAAGCCGCGGAAAAAGATATTCAGGCCTTAACAGCCCTGATGCGTCAAAGTGTAATAGCAGCTATGCCTTCTATTCCGGTGCCTAAACAAAGCCCGGATTTAAAACGTGGTGAAGCTTTATTCGCCACCAACTGTGCCGCTTGTCATGGCACAACAGCTATGGGTGACGGCCCGGCTGGAGCTCAGTTGGACCCTGCCCCAACCAATTTCCACGAAGTAGAGCGTTATCAGGCTCGCAGCGCCTATGGTTTATTTAATACGATAACCTTAGGTGTGGCCGACACTGGCATGGCGTCTTTTGCGCATTTAGATGAACAGAGCCGCTGGGACCTGGCGTTTTATGTTGGTCATATCGCAGGCAAAGGATTTGACAGCAGTAAAGTGCCGGACGCCATGATTGAAAACGGCGCCGTGAAAGACTTATTAACAGCTACACCAAAAGATTTGATTAAACTTTACCCTGATTTTGGTGCTGAGCTGATGAGTTTGTTCCGCAGCCACCCGGAGCGTTTTTTCCAGGCACAGAGTAAAGAGCCGCTGGTGATCGCTCAGCAGAAATTACAACTTTCTGCTGATTTGTATGCGCAAAACCCACAAGCAGCTTACGATCAGGCGGTTTCTGCTTATCTGGATGGTTTTGAACTGGTAGAAAACCCATTAGGCACAGTCAATGTGGAACTGCGTGACCAGATTGAACATGCCATGTTGGGCCTGCGTCAGTTACTGAAAGACCCAATGCAAAAAGACAATGTGGCACCTCGTATCTCTGAAATTCAAGGCTTATTAAAACAAGCTCAGACTGAATTAGCAGAAACTCAACTAAGCAGCATCAATGTATTTTTAGCGGCGCTGCTGATTTTATTACGTGAAGGCTTAGAAGCTTTACTGGTGGTGGCTGCTATTTATAGCGTGGCAGTAAAAACCGACAAACCGGCTTTGCGTCACACAGTACATATAGGTTGGATTGGTGCTTTGGCATTGGGTGTTATTACCTGGTTTGTCTCAAGTTATGTCATTGATATCTCGGGTGCTTCGCGTGAACTGACTGAAGGTTACACCGCACTGATTGCAGCCGCTATTCTGTTCTATATGGGGTTCTGGATGCACAGCAAAACCAGCGCCAAAGAGTGGAGCAACTTTATTCAGAACAAAGTACAAAACGCAGTATCAGGCGGCGCATATTTTGGTTTAGGTCTGGTGGTGTTTTTAGCGGTTTACCGTGAGGCCTTTGAAACTATTCTGTTTTATCAGGCGCTGTGGTTACAGGGCGGTGAACAGGCCCAACAAAGCTTTGTCTCTGGTATAGCTGCAGCTCTGGTGTTACTGGCCATTTTGGGTCTGGCTGTATTTAAATTTGCCCTGAAGTTACCACTGAAAACCTTCTTCGGCAGCACAGCTTTACTGATGCTGGTTCTGGCCATCGTGATGGCGGGTAAAGGTATAGCTGCCCTGCAGGAAGCTGGTACTTTGTCGGTGAGCCAACTGAACCTGCCAACCATCAGCTGGTTGGGTTTCTACCCTAATACTCAGGGTGTGGTACTGCAGTCTGCTTTAGTGCTGATAGCGCTGATTTATCTGGTGCGCAGCCGTAAAGGTTAAGTACCGGGGTCAGAGTCTTGACTCTGACCCTGCAGTTTCCAAAGCTTTAGGCTGTTTCTGTTTGTGGGTCAGAACTTAAGTTCTGACCCAACAATTGCCCCAGCAACTCACAATCAGTTTTCTGCTGCTCCGCATAATCCAGACAAGATTGAATTAATTCATCCATAGCTTGAGGTAAATACTGCAGCACGGCTTGCTCAAAATAGCACGAGCGTCTGTCGCCTCTGCTGTGTGCTAATGCCAAAGTCCGGCCACAGGCCTCTGCATATTCCGCCAGTTCTTCACCCGGTGCTTTTTCAGCAAAACATACATCTTCAGGATCCACATCCACATTGGCGTGATGCAACGAGCGCACCAGATAATGAGCACCATTCCAGTAGTGTTCATCCAACACCAGATCCGGTCGCCGCTGCATTAAGCGCTGACAATCTACTGTTAAATGCGCAGCATTTAACCGGTTGACCGGGCTTAAATCCGGGAAAAAATACAAAGGCGCTGCATCCCGTTGTTGTTTGGCTTCAATCAAATGACACAACGCCAAATCTTCGTCTGAATGAATGTCTTTTGGACCTACCAACAAATAATAACGCTGCATATTTAACGAGCCTGTGCCTGCGCCCTGGCGGGTGACAATATCCAAAATATCGTCACTGACATAAGGGCGGAAACTAAATTCAACGTCTTTGTACAGCTCTGCGGTTAAGCGGGTAAATTTTGCAGAGTCATCTTTAAATTTCAGCGGTCGCGCCGATAAGTCGGCCACTTTGGCGAGTGTACTTTTACGCAAAAAATCTTCGCCTTTGGCAGAGCGTTTAATGGCTTTTTTCAGCACAGGTTTTAGTACATGGTTTTTTGGGAAATCATCCAATACGGCATATCTGAGTTCCGGCTCTTCGACAATGGCCTGACATTGCGCCACATAAGCGGTCAGAAAACTACGCACAGCAGCAGCTGCTTCTTTGGCTGTGACCACCTGCAAAGTGTTTAAGTCCAACTTAGTTTCGTTAGCATATCGCTGTTGTTTTACGCCCTGACAATAATCAGCGGCTAATAAAATACTCACCGCATAACGGCTCCAATCCCAAACCGCATGGCCAACACAGGCGTCGTCAAAATCGTTGGGAGCAAAAATCACTCTGTCGCCGGACGAACCTTCTTCGGTAAAAAAGCCAAAGTTAGATAAATGACAATCCCCTATCACAGTGGTCAGCGGAATTTTTGTGGTGAGAAGTTCCGGCAACTTCAGCACAGAATTTTTGATATCCGCATAAAACAAACCAGAGCTACCACGTAAGAACCGGAATGGGTTCTGCGCCATTTTCTGATGCTTAGTCAGCAACGGATCGATGCCTGGTGCTACTGCATCTGTGCGTTTAAATTCCTGCTGTAACTGTTCACTACGTTGGTCTGAATGCAGCATACTTTTCCCTTTAAATTCATCTTTCCACTGAATATACGGCATAACAAGATGGCTGCTAACGCAATTCGGCCTTTAATTTTGTAAGCAATAATTAGAGCGCTAAAGTTTAGCCATGCACTCCACTTCCACTTTGGCTCCCAATGCCAGACCACTGGCGGCAAATGCGCTTCGGGCCGGTAAAGGTGTCTTAAAGTACTGAATATATACCTTGTTGGCCGCAGGCCATTCTTTGATATCAGCTAGCATTAACGTACATTTAAACACTGCATCAAAACCCAGCTTGTGCTCTTGTAATACAGATCCAATGTTCTGCATGGCTTGTTGCATCTGACTTTCTATGGTCTGACCATTGAGCGCCATAGTGCCTGGGAAATTGCCCAACTGGCCGGACAAATACAAGACTCCATTGACCACACGAGCGCTGCTAAACGGTAAA
Protein-coding sequences here:
- a CDS encoding cytochrome c/FTR1 family iron permease; the protein is MGYRVVLALVALLAFPTLASDKLIQYIEYIGADYSAAVVDGKIVSSAEYGEMQEFSSLIAEEVATAPPELQQQSAQLKQLIADKAAEKDIQALTALMRQSVIAAMPSIPVPKQSPDLKRGEALFATNCAACHGTTAMGDGPAGAQLDPAPTNFHEVERYQARSAYGLFNTITLGVADTGMASFAHLDEQSRWDLAFYVGHIAGKGFDSSKVPDAMIENGAVKDLLTATPKDLIKLYPDFGAELMSLFRSHPERFFQAQSKEPLVIAQQKLQLSADLYAQNPQAAYDQAVSAYLDGFELVENPLGTVNVELRDQIEHAMLGLRQLLKDPMQKDNVAPRISEIQGLLKQAQTELAETQLSSINVFLAALLILLREGLEALLVVAAIYSVAVKTDKPALRHTVHIGWIGALALGVITWFVSSYVIDISGASRELTEGYTALIAAAILFYMGFWMHSKTSAKEWSNFIQNKVQNAVSGGAYFGLGLVVFLAVYREAFETILFYQALWLQGGEQAQQSFVSGIAAALVLLAILGLAVFKFALKLPLKTFFGSTALLMLVLAIVMAGKGIAALQEAGTLSVSQLNLPTISWLGFYPNTQGVVLQSALVLIALIYLVRSRKG
- a CDS encoding DUF2252 family protein, whose protein sequence is MLHSDQRSEQLQQEFKRTDAVAPGIDPLLTKHQKMAQNPFRFLRGSSGLFYADIKNSVLKLPELLTTKIPLTTVIGDCHLSNFGFFTEEGSSGDRVIFAPNDFDDACVGHAVWDWSRYAVSILLAADYCQGVKQQRYANETKLDLNTLQVVTAKEAAAAVRSFLTAYVAQCQAIVEEPELRYAVLDDFPKNHVLKPVLKKAIKRSAKGEDFLRKSTLAKVADLSARPLKFKDDSAKFTRLTAELYKDVEFSFRPYVSDDILDIVTRQGAGTGSLNMQRYYLLVGPKDIHSDEDLALCHLIEAKQQRDAAPLYFFPDLSPVNRLNAAHLTVDCQRLMQRRPDLVLDEHYWNGAHYLVRSLHHANVDVDPEDVCFAEKAPGEELAEYAEACGRTLALAHSRGDRRSCYFEQAVLQYLPQAMDELIQSCLDYAEQQKTDCELLGQLLGQNLSSDPQTETA